In the genome of Streptomyces sp. P3, the window GTGCAGGCCGCCGCCCGGCTCACCAGCGGCCAGGTCATCCTGATGCACGACTGGCCGGCGAACACGCGGGCCGCGGTTCCACGGATCGCACAGGGGCTGGCCGCTCGTGGCCTGTGCGCCGGAATGATCTCCCCGCAGACCGGCCGAGCCGTGGCCCCCGACGGTGGCGGCTCCGGTGGGGGCGGCAGATGCGTGGCAACTCTCTCCGCCGGTCAGCAGTGGAGTGACCGGTACAACCTCAACGTGTCCGTCACCGGAGCCGCCAACTGGATCGTCACCATGAACATCGCTTCACCCGCCAGAGTTCTCTCCACCTGGAACGTCAGCGCCACCTACCCGAGCGCACAGATACTGACCGCCAGACCCAACGGCAGCGGTGACACCTTCGGCGTCACCATTCAGCACAACGGCAACCGGACCTGGCCCAGCGTCTCCTGCGCCGCAGGCTGACCTGCCGGGCCGCGAGCGGAGCTTTGTGGCGGTGCGCCGCGGCGGGCCGAAGCCGGTCTGTCGGTCTGCGCGACGTCAGGTCGTAGTCGATGTCGGGTCTCCACCCGTGTCTCCACCCGTGGATGACCCGACATCGGTTCGTCGTCCTTCGGCGGTTCACCGTTGCGGGCACGGCCCGCCTACGCGAACCCCGTCGCTAGAGGACAGCGGTCGCCTCGTCGTCGCCGTACCGGAACCCGTCGTTGTCGAAGTAGAAGACGGTGACCTCGACCTTGTCCCCCTTGTCGAAGTGCGAGCCTGCGGCCGGGCGCATGGTCACCAGCGCGACATGGTCCTTGTAGTCGCAGACCAGCTGGTCCTTCTTGACGGTACCCGCAGCGATGGACTGGTCGTGGGAGCTGTGGTTGAGCGTCCTCGCGTTGGCGACGAGTTCGTGGTCCATGCCGACGTCGCAGGAGTAAGTGACCTTCACCTGCACGCCGGGGGTGCGCAGTGACACCTTCTCGATGGACAGCAGGTTGGCCTTGGCCGCCGCGGAGGGCGCGGTCACCAGAGCGCCGGCACCCATCAGAAGAACGGTGGCTGCGGTTCCGGCGACGCGCCGACGCAGACTGGATGACGTCATCTCGGTTTCTTCCTTCCCCCTTGCGCGGTCACCCTTTGGTCATGGTGCAGAGAATTCTCCAACTAAGCGGGCAACCACGGCAGTTGACTGATTCGGGCTGAATGCTACGTGGTTCTGGAGCGGTCTCGGAACCGGATCGCCGACGGGCGCCTCGTGAGGAACACCGCACCCTGCCGGATGAACCATTCCCGGTCCGGCATCGTCAGCCGAGAGAAGTGGACGCGTTACGGCACGGGGACTCGGCTGGGCCTGTCTCACATTCCGGCTCATCTGGTCTTGTGGCAAGATCGCGGGATGCTACGACTAACCGACTTCATCATCGACTGCCCGGACACGATGAAGCTGGCGGCCTTCTACTCCGAGGTGGTGGGGCTCCCGGTCAAGGAGGGCAGTAACGAGGACTGGGCCGGTATCCGGTTCGGCGAGATCGAACTGGCCTTCATCCAGGTGGAGGACTACCGTGCCCCGCAGTGGCCCGACAGCGAGCACCCCAAGCAGTTCCACCTCGACTTCGAAGTCGACGACATCGAGGTCGAACAGCGCCGCGTCCTGGCCCTCGGCGCGACCCTGCAGCGGGACTGCACCGACCCCGACGGCTACGGCTTCCGCGTCTACGCCGACCCCGTCGGCCACCCTTTCTGCCTCTGCCGCAACAAAGGTGTGATCTGGACCGATCAGGGTCTTCTCTGGCCGAGCACGACGTGAAGCTCGTTCTGTCCCGGCAGAGCTGTTTGAGAACTCGGGCGGCATGGGGACTTCAGGTGGTCGTAGGTGTGTGACGATCGGGTCGTGTGGGCCCGTAAGGCCTGCGGCTGCGTGCGGGATCGGACGTGGAGGCAAGAAGGGGCGCCGGGAGCGGGCAGCTGGGGAACAGCACGGCCGGCTCGCCACGACCAGGCCCGCCCGTCGGCGGCCTGGCCGCCGCGGTCGGGCTGCGCCGCATCGGATGGGAAGTAACGCTCGTCGAGCGTGCCTCCACGCTTGAGGACGCGGGGGCGGGCATCTGGCGGCCGACGGCATCGGCAGCAAAGTGCGCAGCCACCTCTTCCCAGCCCACCCCGGCCCGGTCTGCAGCGGCTCGACGGTGCTGCGCGCCATCGAGTACGACGGACATCACTACGTCGGTGTGGACTTGCACCGCTGACGGTCGGTGATCGTGCGGCAGGCGGAGGACGGCGTCCAGCTCAGCGCGGTACTCATCCTCAACGACCCGATGGCGCGCCGTCTGCAGATGGAGCGGGTCGGACGCGACCCCGACGTTGTCTCATGGAGGCCACGTACGGCTGGTACCGGGCGGCCGTTGTCCTGCGGGCCGCCGGGGCACGCGTTCACCTGGCCCATCCGCTGGGCGTGAAGGGCTTCGCCCACCGGCGTGTGAAGAACGGCATCCGCGACGCCGCCGATCCGGCGGACCTGCTGCGGATGGGGCGGCTGCCGGAGTGACGGCGTGGCGACGGTGGGCAGGGACACGTCGATGCCGAGTGCGCCCGCGGGCACTGCCGGACGGGAGCAGCGTTCCGTCCGGCAGTGCGTGCAGCGGCCGTTCGGGATCCGGCGAGGTACCTGAGGTGTCGTCCGGCCAGGTGTAGGCCCCGCCCGGATCAGAAGGATCGGCCGAATGGTCGAGGGCCCCGGTGCTTCCGTCCCTGATTCCGACCGTTCGGCCGAGGCGTGCGCCCGGCGGCGCGGGCGAGGCTGGAGCCGCATCCTCACCACGGACGTCAGGAGTACGCGATGCAGCGCAACAAGTTCCTCGTCGGCGCCGTAGGGGGCGCGACCGCAGTGGTCGCGCTCGGTGGAATCGGCACCCATCTGCTCTCCGGCACCGAGTCGACCACGGGCCTGGACGCCCAGAGCACCGTGTCGGTGGACGGCCACCGAGCGCTCGCGGCGAACATCGTCGCGGGCCGGACCGAGAGCAAGTACCACCCGCTGCCCTGGGTCGGCGACAAGCTCTCCGGCGTCACCTGCCCGACCGGGCTCAAGGCCGTGGCCGGAGCCACCCTCACCTGCACCGGCAAGAAGAGCGACGGCAAGACGGTCGAGATCCCCGTGCGTGTGACCAAGGCCGGCACCACGAGCATCACCTGGGCGTTCGAGCGCTGAGAGGGAGACGGTCGGGTACGTCAGTCCACGATCACTTCGCGGTGCGGTGCTGGAGTGCGACCGACGAGGGCGCCGCCGAAGTTCTCCTCGACCTCGGCCCGCTCCGTATAGTTCGGGTACCGGTTCGTGCACGAGGTGCCCGCGCTGGAACCGGACATCAGACTCGAGCACGGACCCGGCTTGCGGTCCGGCAGCCCCAGGATGTGCCCGAGCTCGTGCGCGGAGATACGGACCGTGTCGTAGCCCTGGTCCACGGCCTGACGCCCGATGTACACCGTGCCGCTCCCCAGGGTGGTGGGCAGGGCCCGAGGCCAGCCGTAGTCCGCGAGGACCCGTATGTTCGCCCGTTGCCCGGCGGCGGCGGGCCGGAGTTCCACGGCGTCGACGCTCTCGTTCCAGATCGCCGCCCCACGGTCGACGGCGCTGCGGAACTCGGCGGAGCCGCCGGCGTCGTAGGTCAGCACGCGGGTGGCGACCACCCGGGCGCTCGCCACGTGGGGGGCCGCCGCGGCGTGCCCGCCTGCCATGGCAAACGAGACCAGACAGGCAGCGGCCAGGCCGCCGGTCAGTGTACGGACGTGCATGATCGACCTCCTTGTGGGGAAGGTGAGTCGTGCTCATGACATTCACGAAGTCCACTGCCCAAGCGGAGGCCCGACGAATCAGTCGATGTGAGGCGTCGCGTCCCTCGCCACCCCCCTTGCCGCCCCGTGCACATCGTGTCGCCGGTGATCAACCCGGGTGTGCCCTCAACAGCCCGGATGTGCCCTCGGCTGCTGGTCCCCCGGTGAGGGGAGAGACGGTAGGGACGTACGGGTCAGGGCGTTACGAGCGGTGGACGGTGACGCCGCCTACGAGGCCCCACGCGTCGATGCGCACCGTCGGGCCGCCCGGTTCACTCGGCCCGTCGTCCTTGACACCGCCCAGACGCAGCCCGCGGACCTCCACCCTGACGTCACGGCGGACCTTGAGACTGACACCGCCGATCAGGCTCAGTTTGGTGATGCGCAGCTCGGCGTTGTCGGGGATGTCGACGTCCGTCAGGTCGATGTCCGCGCCGCCGATGAGGGAGGCGGTGACGGTCCGCTCGTGCAGAGTGGCTCCCGCCAGGCGGTGACCGCCGATCAGGCTCACCTTGACATCGGTCTTCTGCGGGCTCTCCCCGTTGTTCTTCGTCATGGGAAGTACCGTACGGACGAGGCCGTGCGGGGTGTCAGTGCCGGTCGTCCGGTGTTGCGTATGACAAGTGTCATGCCCTCGTCGGCCCGGTGCCCGGTGCCCGGTGCCCGGTGCCCGGTGGTCGTCGGCCCGTGGGTGAGGACCGGCGCGCCGCGTACGAGAACGTGCTCGCCCGCGTTCGTGGACATCCCCGCCGCCCGGCTCGCCGACGCCGTGCCCCGGTCGCTCGATCAGCACGAGGCGACCGGGGCACGGCCGAGCGCGTGACGGTGGCAGGGCTTGCGCGTTCACACGGCCATGGCCTCCTGGAGCCAGCGCGAGACCCGGTAGGGCAGCCACCAGGCGAGCTCGCCGACGCGCAGGACGAGGTGCTCGGCCGTGAACTCCCGCAGTACGTCGGCGTCCACGTGGGCGTGATGCGCACCCGTACCGAGAAGGGCGATGGCCTCCCGGTAGCGGGGTTCGTCGGCGGTGAAGCGCCGCAGGTCCCCCCAACGGCGGTCCCGGATCTGGACGAACCCCGGCCCCTGACGCCAGACGAGCTTGCACAGGTAGTGCCGGGTCCGCCAGGCGTGCAGCGCCTCCTGCACGTCCTCGAGGCCGGTGATCGTGCGCGGCGGCTGCAGGTGGGACAGGACCTTCCAGTGGTGAGCGGACTCCCGGGGCGAAAGGCGAAGGTCCCAGTCGACGGAGACGGCGCGTGCGGTGAGGTCGCGGACCAGGCACAGTCGGTCGACGGCCCGGCGGTGGGCCGCCGGATCGTCGGTGGACAGGTCGACGTCCGCGTCGAGTTCGGCGTGGCGCACACCCAGGTCCCAGAGGCGGTCGACCTCGTGGGTCCGGGCGGTCACCGGGAGGGATCCCAGCGACATGCCCGGCAGCCGACGGGCCTGCGGGTCGAAGTCGCGCCAGGCGCGTATCGCGAAGTGCGGTGCGGTGGCTGTCATGTGCGGTCCTTCGTCCGGTTCGGGCAGCGGGCAGCGGGCAGCGGGCAGCGGGTCGCGGGGAGCCGGCGGTGGCCGTCCGGCAGGCGTGGACCGGTGCTCAGGACGGGACGGGCGCGGGCTGCGTCCCGGCCCCGGTCGCTGCCGTGGTCTCGCCGCGGGCGTGGGTGTGGCGCATGTAGTCCAGGCGCAGCAGGTCCTGGTTCACGGCGGCGGGGGCGATGTGCACGTACTGGCCCGCGTCGGTGAACACCACACCGTGTGCGACCCACTCCTTGAGCAGGGCCTCCACGTCCGGCGACGTGCACGACGCGTCGCCTTCGGCCGGGCCGGTGGCGGATGTCAGCTTGCGGTGCAGCGCCGCGACGGTGTGCGGCTGGTCCAGGAGGCGGAAGGCGGCGGTCTCGAACGGATCGGTGAGCTGCATGGTCCGCCAGGGGAAGGACGGCCGCCTGCTGACCAGCAGGATCCGGTCGCCCAGGTCGGTGTGGGTGAGGCGGGCGTCGGCATGGTGCTTCTTCCAGGCGGCGATGGCGTCGTTGAGGAGGGCGACCGTCGGTTCGCCGATGCCGCGTTCCGGCGCCTGGAAGACGTACGCGAGATCGTGCAGTTCCGCCTCGGGCAGGTCGTAGGTGAACAGGTAGTGCTCCTCGGGCCGCAGCCCGGTGAAGCCCAGTTCGGGCCGCTTGAAGTACGGGCTGAAGCGTTCGATGGCGATACGGGCGGACAGGTCCACCGGCGGGTTGAGGTGTTCCAGGGCGGGGAGTTG includes:
- a CDS encoding VOC family protein; its protein translation is MLRLTDFIIDCPDTMKLAAFYSEVVGLPVKEGSNEDWAGIRFGEIELAFIQVEDYRAPQWPDSEHPKQFHLDFEVDDIEVEQRRVLALGATLQRDCTDPDGYGFRVYADPVGHPFCLCRNKGVIWTDQGLLWPSTT
- a CDS encoding DUF4333 domain-containing protein, translated to MQRNKFLVGAVGGATAVVALGGIGTHLLSGTESTTGLDAQSTVSVDGHRALAANIVAGRTESKYHPLPWVGDKLSGVTCPTGLKAVAGATLTCTGKKSDGKTVEIPVRVTKAGTTSITWAFER
- a CDS encoding snapalysin family zinc-dependent metalloprotease yields the protein MHVRTLTGGLAAACLVSFAMAGGHAAAAPHVASARVVATRVLTYDAGGSAEFRSAVDRGAAIWNESVDAVELRPAAAGQRANIRVLADYGWPRALPTTLGSGTVYIGRQAVDQGYDTVRISAHELGHILGLPDRKPGPCSSLMSGSSAGTSCTNRYPNYTERAEVEENFGGALVGRTPAPHREVIVD
- a CDS encoding DUF5825 family protein, translating into MTATAPHFAIRAWRDFDPQARRLPGMSLGSLPVTARTHEVDRLWDLGVRHAELDADVDLSTDDPAAHRRAVDRLCLVRDLTARAVSVDWDLRLSPRESAHHWKVLSHLQPPRTITGLEDVQEALHAWRTRHYLCKLVWRQGPGFVQIRDRRWGDLRRFTADEPRYREAIALLGTGAHHAHVDADVLREFTAEHLVLRVGELAWWLPYRVSRWLQEAMAV